The Stratiformator vulcanicus genome has a segment encoding these proteins:
- the rho gene encoding transcription termination factor Rho — protein sequence MDSSESTEKKPTRRRTRRKADSKSDGVEAATLTTDVPDDFGDGIDVRDDAKSRSSKKAAPKKRRTRKKADEDDAPVESGSTRSGSDRDAAAESSESDHQAAETAQPTNSAGEQSSGESSGRPQREGSRDDGGRDDGNRRRRRRRRRGQGGQGGQGSGQGGQGGQYNNSQRGGGGGGGGRGRNQRGRNQRGGGGGGPVSDEVTGTIEGILELHPKGYGFLRDPKNDYGSKDSDAFVSSSVIEKYGLREGVIIRGDVGPGSRGQGPRLKVVETIDGRDPEAYAEIEHFDNLTPINPHEQVILERGKDPATMRVMDLLTPIGKGQRALIVAPPRSGKTMLLQDIAESVSENHPEIHLIVLLVDERPEEVTEMRRSVKGEVVASSLDKELESHIRVSQLVIERAKRLAEEGKDVFVLLDSITRLARAFNKWSNTGRTATGGLDIRALDIPKKLFGTARLFEEGGSLTVAGTALIETGSRMDDAIFQEFKGTGNMELVLSRELADRRIWPAIDIAQSGTRREEKILDPETLDGVTALRRALISLSPVQAMDDLVRNLRRFDTNADFLSRIKEIL from the coding sequence ATGGACTCCTCTGAGTCAACGGAAAAGAAGCCGACCCGTCGCCGAACCCGCCGCAAAGCGGATTCCAAGAGCGATGGAGTCGAAGCCGCCACCCTGACGACCGACGTGCCCGATGACTTCGGTGACGGGATCGACGTCCGAGACGATGCGAAGTCGCGATCGTCAAAGAAAGCTGCGCCCAAGAAGCGCCGGACACGCAAAAAAGCCGACGAGGACGATGCGCCCGTCGAATCCGGCAGCACACGGTCTGGTTCCGATCGCGATGCCGCGGCGGAGTCTTCCGAGAGCGACCATCAGGCGGCTGAGACAGCACAGCCGACAAATTCTGCGGGCGAGCAATCGTCAGGAGAATCGTCCGGCCGGCCTCAACGCGAAGGTAGTCGCGATGACGGCGGGCGTGACGACGGAAATCGCCGCCGCCGCCGTCGACGTCGACGCGGTCAAGGAGGCCAAGGCGGGCAGGGTAGTGGCCAAGGCGGTCAAGGTGGCCAGTACAACAACTCCCAACGCGGGGGCGGCGGAGGCGGGGGAGGTCGCGGACGCAATCAGCGTGGGCGTAATCAGCGTGGCGGCGGCGGCGGAGGTCCCGTCTCTGACGAAGTCACCGGCACGATCGAAGGAATTCTCGAACTGCACCCGAAAGGGTACGGGTTTCTCCGCGATCCCAAGAACGACTACGGGTCCAAAGACTCGGACGCATTCGTCTCCAGTTCCGTCATCGAAAAGTACGGCCTTCGCGAAGGCGTCATCATTCGTGGTGATGTCGGACCGGGGTCGCGCGGACAGGGCCCCCGGCTCAAGGTGGTTGAAACGATCGACGGCCGTGATCCCGAGGCTTACGCCGAGATCGAACACTTCGACAATCTGACGCCGATCAACCCGCACGAACAGGTGATTTTGGAGCGGGGTAAGGATCCGGCCACGATGCGGGTCATGGATCTGCTAACGCCAATCGGCAAGGGGCAGCGGGCACTCATCGTCGCTCCGCCCCGGTCCGGCAAAACGATGCTGCTGCAGGACATCGCTGAATCGGTCAGCGAGAATCATCCCGAGATTCACCTCATCGTGCTGCTCGTCGACGAGCGGCCCGAAGAGGTCACCGAGATGCGTCGCTCGGTCAAAGGCGAAGTCGTTGCCAGTTCGCTCGACAAGGAGCTGGAAAGCCACATTCGCGTGAGCCAACTCGTGATTGAGCGGGCGAAACGATTGGCTGAAGAAGGCAAGGACGTATTCGTGCTGCTCGACAGCATCACGCGGCTTGCTCGCGCCTTCAATAAGTGGAGCAACACCGGGCGAACCGCGACCGGTGGTCTCGACATTCGAGCCCTCGATATTCCGAAAAAGCTGTTCGGAACGGCTCGCCTGTTCGAAGAAGGCGGATCGCTGACCGTTGCCGGAACCGCGCTGATTGAGACCGGCTCGCGAATGGACGACGCGATCTTCCAAGAGTTCAAAGGGACCGGCAATATGGAACTCGTGCTGAGCCGCGAGCTTGCCGATCGGAGAATCTGGCCAGCAATCGACATCGCTCAGTCGGGAACGCGACGTGAAGAGAAGATTCTCGATCCCGAAACGTTGGACGGCGTGACCGCGTTACGGCGGGCACTCATCTCGCTTTCGCCGGTGCAGGCCATGGACGATCTGGTCCGCAATCTGAGGCGGTTCGATACGAACGCCGACTTCCTATCGCGAATCAAGGAAATTCTTTGA